One window from the genome of Candidatus Paceibacterota bacterium encodes:
- a CDS encoding cohesin domain-containing protein, with protein MAKKTKNKLIIFCLITLLIFPAVPYMSEASLVGNTNNATLSLSSNTGTYKVGSTYSVDILVNTHGQNVVAVAAYLNYNPSLFQVVSVDTSGSILTSEARNVVDNVNGKIEIVRGIPTPGINTTNGKVATLNMQGLSDSAPSTDNFSFDFTAGSTNESNIILNDGLGTDIISGVDNGRYALDGTPPMNVSSFTATAGNSQVSLNWTNPGADFSGVTILRKTGSYPASPTDGTVVYDNIGTSYNNTGLTNGVTYYYKAFSHDALLNYASGSQASATPSDSISPAPITTLSAVPINARSMTLNWTAVGDNGNSGTAASYDARYSTSAITAANFSLATQATGEPSPKANGGAESMTLTGLTGATTYYFAIKAIDASGNTGAISNLPSAKTYKSADLNNDNLVNSVDFGMLMSFWNYTTRPIADINQDGYVNSVDFGMMMSQWG; from the coding sequence ATGGCAAAAAAAACAAAAAATAAATTAATCATATTTTGTTTAATCACGCTTTTGATATTTCCGGCGGTTCCTTATATGAGTGAGGCAAGCCTGGTTGGCAATACAAATAATGCGACTTTGAGCCTTAGTTCCAATACGGGTACGTATAAGGTAGGCAGCACTTATTCGGTAGATATTTTAGTAAATACTCATGGCCAAAACGTAGTAGCTGTGGCTGCATATCTGAATTATAACCCCAGTTTATTTCAGGTAGTTTCAGTTGATACTTCCGGCTCGATCCTTACCTCAGAGGCAAGAAATGTTGTAGATAATGTGAATGGTAAAATAGAAATTGTTCGAGGTATTCCTACTCCGGGGATCAATACGACCAATGGAAAGGTTGCAACTTTGAACATGCAAGGTTTATCTGACTCCGCCCCATCGACGGATAATTTTAGTTTCGATTTTACTGCTGGTTCCACTAATGAGTCCAATATAATTTTAAACGATGGGCTAGGCACGGATATTATTTCCGGTGTTGATAATGGCAGGTATGCTTTGGATGGCACTCCTCCTATGAATGTTTCAAGCTTTACGGCAACTGCAGGCAATAGCCAGGTTTCTTTAAACTGGACCAACCCCGGAGCTGATTTTTCCGGTGTAACGATTTTAAGAAAGACGGGATCATATCCGGCTTCACCTACAGACGGTACTGTGGTTTACGATAATATTGGAACTAGTTATAATAATACAGGGTTAACCAATGGGGTCACATATTATTATAAAGCTTTTTCTCACGACGCTCTGTTGAATTATGCAAGTGGCTCCCAAGCTTCTGCTACGCCATCTGACTCAATTTCTCCCGCTCCCATTACTACTTTGTCGGCAGTTCCGATCAATGCCAGGTCGATGACTCTTAATTGGACTGCAGTAGGAGATAATGGCAATTCCGGAACAGCTGCCAGCTATGATGCAAGATATTCGACATCCGCAATAACTGCTGCTAATTTTTCTTTAGCCACTCAAGCAACCGGTGAGCCTTCGCCAAAAGCAAATGGTGGCGCAGAATCGATGACCCTAACCGGACTTACGGGGGCCACGACTTATTATTTTGCAATTAAGGCTATTGACGCAAGCGGTAATACCGGCGCTATTTCCAACTTGCCAAGCGCTAAAACTTATAAATCTGCCGATTTAAATAATGATAATTTGGTAAACTCTGTCGATTTCGGAATGCTAATGTCATTTTGGAATTATACAAC
- a CDS encoding cohesin domain-containing protein: protein MKAIIQVLNQKMSNLRFFVYLLVAFALILTSTVVVLLNSLNYYEPADTFYSKAPGQPKSFLYVSPKEGRYSVGDEFTVDVLVNTAGSDVVATAAYLSFNKSAMQAVSIDTSDSAFIMDAEKEVNNEQGKIKITIGKPTPGVRDNAAKVATIHFKALEKTNPILENISFDFTKGSSLYSTIIIDDKKGTNILSTTQGSKIFIN from the coding sequence ATGAAAGCGATAATTCAAGTTCTAAACCAAAAGATGAGCAATTTAAGGTTTTTTGTTTATTTATTGGTTGCATTTGCTCTTATACTCACTTCTACGGTTGTCGTATTGCTAAATTCGTTAAATTATTATGAACCAGCCGATACTTTTTATTCGAAAGCTCCGGGACAGCCGAAATCATTTTTGTATGTTTCGCCAAAAGAAGGCAGGTATAGCGTGGGAGATGAATTCACGGTTGATGTCTTGGTGAACACTGCGGGCAGCGACGTCGTGGCAACGGCGGCTTACTTAAGTTTTAATAAAAGCGCGATGCAGGCTGTATCGATCGATACTTCCGATTCCGCTTTTATCATGGATGCGGAAAAAGAAGTTAATAATGAACAGGGCAAGATCAAAATAACTATAGGTAAGCCGACTCCAGGAGTCAGGGATAATGCCGCAAAGGTGGCCACTATCCATTTCAAGGCGCTTGAAAAGACCAATCCTATTCTAGAAAATATTTCTTTCGATTTTACAAAGGGATCTTCTCTTTATTCCACTATCATTATCGATGATAAAAAAGGAACAAACATTTTAAGTACAACTCAGGGGTCAAAAATATTCATTAATTAA